Below is a window of Pangasianodon hypophthalmus isolate fPanHyp1 chromosome 28, fPanHyp1.pri, whole genome shotgun sequence DNA.
GGTCAGCTTCTATCTTTGTTCTGGTTCCTATTGTTggctctgtctcagtctctgaTCCTGTGTCACTTTCAGCTCAGCTACTGATCTTGTTCCAGTATGAAGCTAAGACTATGGATATTCCAAAGTGTCAGTCTCACACTGTCAGTCTTTCACAGTGTTCATGAGAATGGATTTAACTTCAATGTTGGCATTCTGTCTGCAGCCACAGGCCCTGACAGTTCTTTATTGAATAACCACAATATAGAGACCGCACACTTATGTTCAACCATCTTTGGCTCTATTATCTTACATATAATAGGAGTTAATGGTATTCTTATTTGTACTAAGAATTGGTCTAATGAACATCTAGTGTGTTACCAGAgcaagtacaaacaaaacaggaaaaaataccTAAAACAGTGTAACAGAGCAGTGCATCTCAATTCTAGCCCTGTTGCTTCAGCTGAATGAGAGAAAATGATACAGGGCACACAATATTGGTTCCCCAGCATTAGAAGTGCAACTGACTGCCTTGGAAAGATTTAGAACTTATTTCTCAACTTAAAGGGTTAATTGGCAACTAATTCTTGACCCCCCTTATTGAGCCCTTAAGCAAATCCTTTAACTCACAGCTGCTTGGAATGgcttcttaatttttttcattagctCTTTAGGGAATAAATCTTTCTTTCCAAATTAATGAAATGTTCTGCTATGTGTGGTTTAAagcattttgaaatattttgatttcatttgtaTGCAGGATTtgacaaatatattttcatgtgGGAATGTGGGAAGACAGAAATCATACATTTCACTGAATTTGTGGATTTTATTCAAAACGTGTTCGTCGCTTCATCTCTGTTTGCTTCTAATACCAGGAGTCCATGATGCGCCTCATGCTCGTGAACCTCATGCCACCGTAGTCCCTGAAGTTCCTGTACTCTCCAGGCCTGAAGTACCACATCCTGCCTCTGTAGTGAGGATACTCATACATGAGCCAGTGGCCGTCCATCACATGGCAGGACATGAAGCCGTTGGACCAGTGGTAGCGATCCATGAAGGAATCACAGTCATCCGTCACCTCCGTCATCTGACCCATGAAGTTGTCCCTCTCATAGATCTTCATTCTGTAGGATCCTCTATACTGTATAGGATGAGAACATATTTAGTAATCATTACTTTGGAAAAGAAGTCAGTATTACATCCACGTTCCAAACTTTCTGAAACTACTATTACAGATCTAATACTGTACCATGGGGATCATGCGGCAGGACCTGATGCAGTTGTTGCCCCAGCCCCACATGCTCATGTAGTCAGCGTACTCGCCCCTCCTCATGAAATACTGGTTTCCCATGAAGTTGGTGCGGTCGTAGACCATCCAGCAGCCGCTCTCCACCCTGCAGGATTGGCAGCGGCTCATGTAAGAGTGCATATCGGAACAATCACCAGTGCACTCATAGGAGCGCCCCATGAAGTTCCTGTCCTCATAGAAGATAACCTGTTTGGAGGATGAGGATCACAAtgggcatttaaaaaaataacagatcATATATTACAGGGTGTCTCAAAAGTCTTCATACGTAGGggaaatttacacattttagcaaaatatcttccaaaaattttcatatttagtttttttctcagatagcctaaaattaaaattcaaaaagactggaagtatTGCGGACCAAGCGGGAAGTTgacgtccacaaacatccacgAAGTGGTGCTGGCacacatagtcccctatgtatggagatttTTGGGACACACTGTATATTAAACAAATGTTCCATTTTTGATGATTACCTTGCCCAAAGTCATGATGACTGGTTTGGTTTGTTCAAGCTGGTGAACTGACATCCTCTCTGCTTTAACACTTGTATTTATACCTGACCAGGACTAAAGAACATAACACTCCTATTGTGAAACTTCACGAACCTGCAACAGAGCAAAACAGACACATTGAAACGTGAAAGGATTTTGTTAGATTTCCATGGGATGCTCTCCAGCGGACTTGTTTGAATTGTTACCTTTGATAATACACCACCGTAAGtacttgttttaatatttttcttatgtTTTTCCCCTGATATTGGTTAAACATACAATTTCTATTTTACCCTAAGTTCTGTTAATCTTCTGCCATTTGTAGAGAAATACTTTTGTTCTTGGAATGGCCAAATGAGCCATTTAACAATTGAATTTGACAGTGTTAAAGCCTGAAAGACAAAAGACAGTCATGAATGTTCTGTTTCAGTTTGTTTCAGAGTTGCATCCTTGTTGTTCCCTTTAGaaagtgtaatgtaatgttttagTGTCATCATCAGTAGGTTATACTGTTACTTTATAACAAATGCTGTCCATTTAGTAGCTTAAGTTATGTAATTTTCAAATTTTGGCAGATTCATTCctgctgttttctttctgttgtaGAATTGTTAAGATTGAAACCCTTTTTATCAactctacattttttttcttccatgtcTCTGAAAAATTCAACAGAGGTCAAGTTAATTAATGGATTTTCCCCACAGTTTATGTTGTGTGCTCTCATAATGAAccaaaatttttaatatttaggaTTTTCTATTTTTGATGACAAGGCAAATGGAAAAATATCTGGAAAtttgaatatatatacagtgtatagatacactgatcagctataacattaaaaccacaaaacttaatattgtgtaggtccccatTGTGCcctcaaaacagctctgactcgttgaggcatggactccgcaagacctctgaaggtgtgctgtggtatcttgCACCAAGACaatagcagcagatcctttatgtcctgtaagttgcgaggtggaccctccatggatcggacttgtttgtccagcacgtcccacagatgctcaatcagattgagatctgaggAATATGGAAaccaagtcaacaccttaaattctttgtcatgttcctcaaatcattcctgaacaatttttgcagtgtggcagtgtgaattatcttgctgaaagaggccactccCAATAGGAAAgtccgttgccatgaaggggtgttcttggtctgcaacaatgtttaggtaggtgttacatgtcaaagtaacatccacatgaatatcaggacccaaggtttcccagcagagcgttgcccagagcatcacactgcctccgctggcttgccttcttcccatagttcatcctggtgccatctcttctgcGGGTATgcgacgcacatgcacccagctgtctatatgatgtaaaagaaaacatgattcatcagaccaggccaccttcttccattgctccatggtgcAGTTCTGATGCCCACGTGCCCCTTGTAGGCTCTTTTGGCAgtagacaggggtcagcatgggcactcggACCGGTCTGCGACTACGCAGCCCCATAAGCAGCAAGATGcgttgcactgtgtgttctgacacctttctatcatagccagcattaactttttcagcaatttgtgctacagtagctcttctgtgggattgcaccagacgggctagccttctctccccatgtgcatcagtgagccttgggcacccataatcctgttgctggttcaccggttgtccttcttggaccacttttggtagacaCTAACCACGGCACACCAGGAAAACCCCACAAAGCCTGCCGTAttggagatgttctgacccagtagtctagccatcacaatttggcccttgtcaaagtcgctcagatccttatgcttgcccatttttcctgcttgcaACACACAcctcgagaactgactgttcacttgctgcctaatatatcccactccttgacaggttccattgtaaagagataatcaatgttattcacttcacctgtcagtggttttaatgttatggctgatcagacTACATACATATAATCTCAACTTATCAGACACTTTCAATCAGTATAagcaaatgaattattttaaagcTGCAAGGCTGTtctaagattagtcaggacactgttgggtttctgtatgtagagtatTGTGACTCTGTATTCAGCTGCTTATGAGCAGGGCAATGGGAAAGAATAGGGGTGTGAGCAGAattgggcaaacaattcacactcCTCCAAAATTACATTgttacagcaataaaatgaacagcacaactaaagcttttttgatagtaaaacgctgtatacaactgccacaataaaattataaagttTTAACCAGTAGGCTAGGTAAAAATGAAATACTTATACAAAACTACATATTCTCAAAGCcttgagtgtctactttcatataaGCCATTGTTACATCTTCCTATTTGGCTGTTGTTGTTGGCAAAATTAGCGCCTAGGGATGTAGGAAGTCAAcacaaagaataaattaatgaaaaagaattaaagatgtttttagaaTTGGGGAGGCTGTATGTTACCAAAGGAATGAGATGTGTGGAGTAATGAATCAAACAGAAACCAAGAATGCTTATCAGAAAAACTTTAGTGAGGAATTATATCCATCAAAACACTCGATtgcttttcatatttacagtgaCGATAGAAACGTCAAAGAGTAAGGGAGatgatatttacaaattatatacattGAAAAAAACTCAACAGTGTGAGATGTGAGCGGAGCCGAAagcaaagaaattaataaaacaaacaaatactaaCTGCAACCAATTCAACGCTAAAAatctaaacaaagaaaaagaaaacaaaacaaatcttcGGCGTAAACGCCAACTAACTACGCTcaataacaaaacataaatacaaacattagCTCTCGCTCCTATCCTAGTGTTTTTATACAAGCGATATTCTACATGTTGCTTTGTGTAGGTCACGTGACATACTAACCTAGTCTCAACACTATGAGTCAAGAGATACATCCAACCATCAACTCTTAGAGACAAAGGGAATCAAATCACAGCACAATCGGGCAAACAGCCAGAGTCAAATCAGAGGCGAGTAAATACAACATGTAAAGTAAAGGGAGCGATCAGAAATAACTCAAGGTAAGCTAATAAATCATAATTGCAACAAAACTCGAAAAGGGTTTCGATATTACGGGACGTAAcagccattaaccactactgtggagtgtaacatcaataaataaataaattcagttcTGAACATGGACACCCCAAAACAGGTGAAATTtccattttttggcctctggtaaaaagagttaaacaTTTTCAGAATTTCAATCACCTAGTGAAATGCTGAAACATAATCAAAATTCAGCTGGAGACATGGGATTCTGGGTCAGGATTATATCCTCTATCAGTTGCAAGCCTGTTTTGAGAAGAACATGTCAAATTAAGAAATGTTATGATTGTATGTAATATAAGGGTTTATTTcacaaataatgattttttttttacattaa
It encodes the following:
- the LOC113545760 gene encoding gamma-crystallin M2-like, which gives rise to MSVHQLEQTKPVIMTLGKVIFYEDRNFMGRSYECTGDCSDMHSYMSRCQSCRVESGCWMVYDRTNFMGNQYFMRRGEYADYMSMWGWGNNCIRSCRMIPMYRGSYRMKIYERDNFMGQMTEVTDDCDSFMDRYHWSNGFMSCHVMDGHWLMYEYPHYRGRMWYFRPGEYRNFRDYGGMRFTSMRRIMDSWY